One part of the Oenanthe melanoleuca isolate GR-GAL-2019-014 chromosome 26, OMel1.0, whole genome shotgun sequence genome encodes these proteins:
- the LOC130263678 gene encoding inositol 1,4,5-triphosphate receptor associated 2-like isoform X2, producing MKPLEGTSLGQGEEEAQGPAQGRRRRQRQRTGCRPSPSPRREQQAEQSGLLTSPDEGRMSSPQGHPGGVLARSEQSVEQEPGRAVQELDVHPGDSDRTKEDAEALEEPLLSLPSELSVLDRLGLHRVALTEQDLEAAFAHLALAFRCDTFTLQQRVQVEKRARDAAEENIQEELGQCRAALERLGRSCANADCKEMLEQLQHNLAVLSAAVERATRAAEKLGAVHQEARMSRAAEVMVQHVENLKRHHLREHAELEEMKRLIQQNSRNRQLAETQDDVEPRLRPHPLKRTFQQGSARRRVSIAVIPKQLLPGASPESRAAPAGDPEPEGAQRWPSSHRSELEPQDSAVTGKLVAEADGRGSSTGNEEPEQLGLTSKGSAAELWRPWLFFPQHYWVFFWLLLLSIAFLLLIRVLELQRLQSAASSKA from the exons ATGAAGCCACTGGAAGGGACCTcgctgggacagggggaggaggaggcgcAGGGACCGGCCcaggggcggcggcggcggcagcggcagaGGACGGGCTGCAGACCCAGCCCCTCACCCCGGAG ggagcagcaggcagagcagtcCGGGCTCCTCACATCTCCGGATGAAG gcaggatGAGCAgtccccagggacacccaggtgGGGTTTTGGCCAGGAGCGAGCAGAGCGTGGAGCAG gagccaggcagggctgtgcaggagctggatgtgcaccctggggacagtgacaggactAAAGAAG ATGCAGAAGCCCTGGAGGAGCCGCTGCTGAGTCTCCCCAGtgagctctcagtgctggaCAGACTTGGCTTGCACAG GGTGGCTttgacagagcaggacctggaG GCAGCCTTTGCCCACCTCGCCCTGGCTTTTCGCTGCGACACCTTCACCCTGCAGCAGCGGGTGCAGGTGGAGAAACGGGCACGggatgcagcagaggaaaacatccaggaggagctggggcagtgccGAGCTGCCCTGGAG AGGCTGGGCCGGTCCTGTGCCAATGCAGACTGcaaggagatgctggagcagctgcagcacaaccTGGCCGTGCTGTCAGCTGCTGTTGAGCGGGCAACCCGTGCTGCAGAGAAGCTGGGGGCTGTACACCAG gaggccCGGATGAGCCGAGCAGCAGAGGTGATGGTGCAGCACGTGGAGAACTTGAAGCGGCACCACCTGCGGGAGCACGCGGAGCTGGAGGAGATGAAGCGCCTGATCCAGCAGAACTCCCGCAACCGGCAGCTGGCGGAGACCCAGG ATGATGTGGAGCCACGGCTGAGACCTCACCCCTTGAAGAGAACTTTCCAGCAG GGGTCAGCCCGCCGCAGAGTCAGCATCGCCGTCATCCCCAAGCAGCTCCTG CCAGGTGCCAGCCCTGAGAGccgagcagccccagcaggtgACCCGGAGCCAGAGGGGGCCCAGCGCTggcccagcagccacag gagTGAACTGGAGCCACAGGACAGCGCTGTGACTGGGAAGCTGGTGGCAGAGGCAGATGGCAGAGGCTCAAGCACAGGGAACGAGGAGCCGGAGCAGCTCGGGCTGAC GTCCAAGGGGTCAGCAGCGGAGCTGTGGCGTCCGTGGCTCTTCTTCCCACAGCACTACTGGGTTTTCTTCTGGCTGCTTCTCCTGAGCAtcgccttcctcctcctcatccgtgtcctggagctgcagaggctgcagtcTGCAGCATCATCCAAGGCCTAG
- the LOC130263678 gene encoding inositol 1,4,5-triphosphate receptor associated 2-like isoform X1: MKPLEGTSLGQGEEEAQGPAQGRRRRQRQRTGCRPSPSPRREQQAEQSGLLTSPDEGRMSSPQGHPGGVLARSEQSVEQVSQEPGRAVQELDVHPGDSDRTKEDAEALEEPLLSLPSELSVLDRLGLHRVALTEQDLEAAFAHLALAFRCDTFTLQQRVQVEKRARDAAEENIQEELGQCRAALERLGRSCANADCKEMLEQLQHNLAVLSAAVERATRAAEKLGAVHQEARMSRAAEVMVQHVENLKRHHLREHAELEEMKRLIQQNSRNRQLAETQDDVEPRLRPHPLKRTFQQGSARRRVSIAVIPKQLLPGASPESRAAPAGDPEPEGAQRWPSSHRSELEPQDSAVTGKLVAEADGRGSSTGNEEPEQLGLTSKGSAAELWRPWLFFPQHYWVFFWLLLLSIAFLLLIRVLELQRLQSAASSKA, encoded by the exons ATGAAGCCACTGGAAGGGACCTcgctgggacagggggaggaggaggcgcAGGGACCGGCCcaggggcggcggcggcggcagcggcagaGGACGGGCTGCAGACCCAGCCCCTCACCCCGGAG ggagcagcaggcagagcagtcCGGGCTCCTCACATCTCCGGATGAAG gcaggatGAGCAgtccccagggacacccaggtgGGGTTTTGGCCAGGAGCGAGCAGAGCGTGGAGCAGGTCAGCCAG gagccaggcagggctgtgcaggagctggatgtgcaccctggggacagtgacaggactAAAGAAG ATGCAGAAGCCCTGGAGGAGCCGCTGCTGAGTCTCCCCAGtgagctctcagtgctggaCAGACTTGGCTTGCACAG GGTGGCTttgacagagcaggacctggaG GCAGCCTTTGCCCACCTCGCCCTGGCTTTTCGCTGCGACACCTTCACCCTGCAGCAGCGGGTGCAGGTGGAGAAACGGGCACGggatgcagcagaggaaaacatccaggaggagctggggcagtgccGAGCTGCCCTGGAG AGGCTGGGCCGGTCCTGTGCCAATGCAGACTGcaaggagatgctggagcagctgcagcacaaccTGGCCGTGCTGTCAGCTGCTGTTGAGCGGGCAACCCGTGCTGCAGAGAAGCTGGGGGCTGTACACCAG gaggccCGGATGAGCCGAGCAGCAGAGGTGATGGTGCAGCACGTGGAGAACTTGAAGCGGCACCACCTGCGGGAGCACGCGGAGCTGGAGGAGATGAAGCGCCTGATCCAGCAGAACTCCCGCAACCGGCAGCTGGCGGAGACCCAGG ATGATGTGGAGCCACGGCTGAGACCTCACCCCTTGAAGAGAACTTTCCAGCAG GGGTCAGCCCGCCGCAGAGTCAGCATCGCCGTCATCCCCAAGCAGCTCCTG CCAGGTGCCAGCCCTGAGAGccgagcagccccagcaggtgACCCGGAGCCAGAGGGGGCCCAGCGCTggcccagcagccacag gagTGAACTGGAGCCACAGGACAGCGCTGTGACTGGGAAGCTGGTGGCAGAGGCAGATGGCAGAGGCTCAAGCACAGGGAACGAGGAGCCGGAGCAGCTCGGGCTGAC GTCCAAGGGGTCAGCAGCGGAGCTGTGGCGTCCGTGGCTCTTCTTCCCACAGCACTACTGGGTTTTCTTCTGGCTGCTTCTCCTGAGCAtcgccttcctcctcctcatccgtgtcctggagctgcagaggctgcagtcTGCAGCATCATCCAAGGCCTAG